A section of the Malus sylvestris chromosome 17, drMalSylv7.2, whole genome shotgun sequence genome encodes:
- the LOC126611599 gene encoding protein FAR1-RELATED SEQUENCE 8-like, protein MNGDGTFSPIVQGLSADHDLHITIKEGSPNSEQLLEDENNDLENDCEQLFEIEGNEAESERDDTSDQFFDIESNDHENDQGDINEQLFEIEGNNHEISRDDRTLIDDQNGGSQEKDYPPPFVGLEFDSYDDAYNYYNYYAKELGFAIRVKSSWTKRNSKEKRGAVLCCNCEGFKTIKEANSRKKETRTGCLAMIRLRLVESTRWRVDEVKLEHNHLFDPERAQNSKSHKRMDFGAKRKMESTPDVEVRTIKLYRTPVVDAVGYGCPNSNEEEINNQVDRFKRLKLKKGDARAMYNYFCRAQLTDPNFFYVIDLNDEGHMRNVFWIDSRSRAAYSYFSDVVSFDTTCLSNNYEIPLAAFVGVNHHGQTILLGCCLLADETPETYIWLFRAWLTCMSGRPPQTIITSQCKALQSAIAEVFPRAHHRLCSSHVVQSILENMGAIQEYEAFQLILSTTVYDSVKVDEFELAWEDMVKRFRIKDREFIRSLFEDRERWVPAYSKDTFFAVMPNIQNGESTNPFFHSYIHPQTSLEEFLSVYDVILEKKRQEETHNDNESGELSSMLRTGCYYESQLSKFYTKDVFRKFQDEVLMMSSCFSITQVHTNGPIVTYMIKEREGEEILRGVRNFEVMYDKAGAEIRCMCSCFNLNGYLCRHALCILNYNGVEEIPFQYILTRWRKDFKRLYVPNLGSNNVDITNPVQWFDHLYRRAMQVVQEGMISQDHYMVSWQAFKETLNKVRLVADKHVQ, encoded by the exons ATGAACGGCGATGGCACTTTCTCTCCGATCGTCCAGGGTTTGTCAGCAGACCATGACCTCCACATCACC ATAAAAGAAGGTTCTCCAAACAGTGAGCAACTGCTGGAGGATGAAAACAATGACCTTGAAAATGATTGCGAGCAATTGTTTGAGATTGAAGGCAATGAGGCTGAAAGTGAAAGAGATGATACAAGTGATCAATTTTTTGACATTGAAAGCAATGACCATGAGAATGACCAAGGTGATATCAATGAACAATTATTTGAAATTGAAGGCAATAACCATGAAATCAGCAGGGATGATAGAACGTTAATTGATGATCAAAATGGTGGATCTCAAGAAAAGGACTATCCCCCGCCCTTTGTGGGTTTGGAGTTTGATTCATACGATGATgcttacaattattataattactaTGCCAAGGAACTTGGCTTTGCCATCAGGGTGAAATCTTCATGGACAAAACGTAACAGCAAAGAAAAGCGTGGTGCAGTGCTCTGTTGCAACTGTGAGGGttttaaaacaattaaagaagCAAACAGTCGCAAGAAAGAAACAAGAACGGGCTGTCTGGCAATGATAAGGTTGAGGTTAGTGGAATCTACCAGATGGAGGGTGGATGAAGTCAAACTTGAACACAACCATTTATTCGATCCTGAAAGAGCTCAGAACTCCAAGTCGCACAAGAGGATGGATTTTGGGGCTAAAAGAAAGATGGAGTCAACCCCTGATGTTGAAGTACGTACGATCAAGTTATATCGGACACCTGTCGTGGATGCTGTTGGTTATGGATGCCCAAACTCCAACGAAGAAGAAATAAACAACCAGGTTGATCGGTTCAAGCGATTGAAACTCAAAAAAGGAGATGCTAGAGCTATGTACAATTATTTTTGTCGGGCTCAGCTAACTGATCCGAATTTTTTCTATGTGATTGATCTGAATGATGAAGGACATATGAGGAATGTGTTTTGGATTGACTCCAGGTCTAGGGCTGCATACAGTTATTTCAGTGACGTGGTTTCATTTGATACTACATGTCTGTCAAACAATTATGAGATTCCACTTGCTGCATTTGTTGGCGTAAATCACCATGGGCAAACTATTTTGCTTGGTTGTTGTTTGCTAGCTGATGAGACACCAGAAACATATATATGGTTATTTAGGGCATGGCTTACATGTATGTCTGGCCGCCCTCCACAAACGATCATCACAAGCCAGTGCAAGGCCCTGCAAAGTGCTATAGCCGAGGTTTTTCCTAGGGCTCATCATCGTCTTTGTTCTTCGCATGTTGTGCAAAGTATTCTTGAGAATATGGGAGCTATACAAGAATATGAGGCATTTCAGCTGATTTTGAGTACGACTGTATATGACTCTGTAAAagtagatgagtttgaattggcCTGGGAAGATATGGTTAAGAGATTCAGGATTAAGGATCGTGAGTTTATTCGAAGTCTGTTTGAAGATCGAGAGCGATGGGTTCCAGCTTACTCAAAGGACACATTTTTTGCTGTGATGCCCAACATTCAAAACGGTGAGTCGACGAACCCATTTTTCCATAGTTATATCCATCCGCAAACTTCTTTGGAAGAGTTCCTTAGTGTCTATGATGTAATTTTAGAAAAGAAGCGTCAggaagaaactcataatgataATGAGTCCGGAGAATTGAGTTCAATGTTACGAACAGGATGCTATTATGAGTCGCAGCTCTCTAAGTTTTACACAAAAGATGTATTCAGAAAGTTTCAAGATGAGGTTTTGATGATGTCTTCTTGTTTTAGTATAACTCAAGTTCACACAAATGGACCAATTGTAACCTACATGATCAAAGAACGTGAAGGGGAGGAAATTCTGAGGGGTGTTAGGAACTTTGAAGTCATGTATGACAAAGCGGGGGCAGAAATTCGTTGTATGTGCAGCTGCTTTAATTTAAATGGCTACCTGTGCCGGCATGCCTTGTGTATCCTCAACTATAATGGTGTGGAAGAAATACCGTTTCAGTATATCTTGACGCGATGGAGGAAAGACTTTAAGCGGTTGTATGTTCCAAATCTTGGGAGTAATAATGTTGATATCACGAACCCAGTTCAGTGGTTTGATCATTTGTATAGAAGAGCAATGCAAGTTGTTCAGGAAGGGATGATTTCTCAGGATCATTATATGGTGTCTTGGCAGGCATTCAAAGAGACTCTGAACAAGGTCCGTCTTGTAGCAGACAAGCATGTACAGTAA